TGATGCCGACCGGCAGCGCCCCGCCCCCGAGGCCCACGATGGCGACGTCGGCCTCGACCGAGGCGACGGCACCCGCCGTCTCGGCCGTCGGCCCCGCGCCCACGAAGTCGAACACGGCCTGCGCGCCGCGCCCGCCGGTCAGTTCCCGCACCCGGTCGGCGGCCCGTTCGCCGGACAGCACGGTGTCGTGCGCCCCGACGGTGCGGGCGAGCGCCAGTTTCTCCTCCGACAGGTCGAGGGCGATCACGCGGCTGGGCGTCAGGGCCCGGAGCAACTGGATCGCGACGTGCCCGAGCCCGCCCGCCCCGATGACCACGGCGGTGCTGCCCGGCACGAGCTTGGGCAGCGACCGCTTGATCGCGTGGTACGGCGTCAGCCCCGCGTCGGTGAGCGGCACCGTCGCCACCGGGTCGAGGCCGTCGAGCGGCACCAGGAACCGCGCGTCGTCGACGAGCATGTACTCGGCCATCGCGCCCGGGGCGCCGAGGCCGGGCGGGTTGATCCCGAGTTCGGCCGCGCGCAGGCAGTAGTTCTCCTTGCCCTCCGCGCACTTGGCGCAGCGTCCGCAGCCCTGCGGCCCGTACACGGCGACGAGGTCGCCCTCCGCGAGACCGGTCACCCCGGCACCGAGACCGGCGACCGTGCCCGCGCCCTCGTGCCCGAGGGTCAGGGGCAGCGGGTAGGGGAAGCGGTCCGCGGGCCAGCTCATGAGGGCGATGTCGGAGTGGCACACGCCCGCCGCCGCGACCCGGAGCAGGACCTGTCCAGGGCCCGGCTCCGGCTCGGGAACGGTGACGACCTCGGGCGCGGCCCCGATCTCCCGGTACTGCACGGCCTTCATGGCGTCCCCTTCCGTTCGGTGCGCTCGTGGGTCGGCGCGGGCCCGGGTGCGGTCCCGGCCCGCCGGTGCTCAGCGGGCCGCGTAGGCGCCGTCGACGAGGTGGTAGCTGCCGTGGATGAACGAGGCCCGGTCCGACAGCAGGAAAGCGGTCAGCTCCGCCACCTCCTGCGGGGTGCCGAGCCGCCCCACGGGGTGCAGTTCGACGAGCGCGCCGGTGTCGACGTGCTCGGCGGCGTGCAGCAGGGGGGTGTCGATGAAACCGGGACCGACCGCGTTCACGCGGATGTTGCGCGCCGCGCATTCGAGCGCGGCCGTCTTGGTGAGGCCGACGACACCGTGCTTGGCCGCGACGTAGGCGACCGAGCCCGGCAGCCCGTGCGTGCCGAGGATGGACGCCATGTTGACGATCGCGCCGCCGCCCGCGTCGGCCATCGCGGGAATCTCGTGGCGCAGGCAGT
Above is a genomic segment from Streptomyces marincola containing:
- a CDS encoding NAD(P)-dependent alcohol dehydrogenase gives rise to the protein MKAVQYREIGAAPEVVTVPEPEPGPGQVLLRVAAAGVCHSDIALMSWPADRFPYPLPLTLGHEGAGTVAGLGAGVTGLAEGDLVAVYGPQGCGRCAKCAEGKENYCLRAAELGINPPGLGAPGAMAEYMLVDDARFLVPLDGLDPVATVPLTDAGLTPYHAIKRSLPKLVPGSTAVVIGAGGLGHVAIQLLRALTPSRVIALDLSEEKLALARTVGAHDTVLSGERAADRVRELTGGRGAQAVFDFVGAGPTAETAGAVASVEADVAIVGLGGGALPVGINTTAFDVAVTAPYWGSRGELREVLDLARAGHIEVHIETYGIDEAPKAYERLHERKVNGRAVILPNG
- a CDS encoding SDR family NAD(P)-dependent oxidoreductase: MTVTDHRTEFSGRTALVTGAASGIGRAIAERLAGGGANVVVADYNEPAAARAADEIAAGGARTAAVRVDVTDPDSVATAVSSAAETFGALHLAVNNAGIGGASSPVEEYPIDEWRRVVDTNLSGVFYCLRHEIPAMADAGGGAIVNMASILGTHGLPGSVAYVAAKHGVVGLTKTAALECAARNIRVNAVGPGFIDTPLLHAAEHVDTGALVELHPVGRLGTPQEVAELTAFLLSDRASFIHGSYHLVDGAYAAR